One Halichondria panicea chromosome 6, odHalPani1.1, whole genome shotgun sequence genomic window carries:
- the LOC135337029 gene encoding uncharacterized protein LOC135337029: protein MLAGLARKIGVVLAGVTALPWLLFVIGFGLAAPNFSGIPAAQGSVFFPHFIISLLGIPTIGLGVVHALGVSGSVAKIIGTITTFFSVLFLLCLGMILYINGIALVSSSGSGLVSHPLNLQFAGALLGTLSWTSQMMLWTFYEVPEAGSSSN, encoded by the exons ATGTTGGCAGGATTAGCAAGAAAG ATTGGAGTGGTTCTGGCCGGAGTCACTGCTCTCCCATGGCTGCTCTTCGTGATTGGATTTGGATTGGCCGCCCcg AATTTCTCAGGTATACCTGCTGCACAAGGCTCTGTGTTCTTCCCCCATTTTATCATCTCCCTGCTGGGCATTCCAACCATTGGGCTGGGAGTGGTTCATGCTCTTGGTGTATCAGGATCTGTGGCTAAGATTATCGGGACCATT ACAACATTTTTCAGTGTTCTGTTTCTTCTCTGTCTGGGAATGATCTTATACATCAATGGAATTGCATTAGTCTCCAGTTCTGGTTCTGGTTTAGTGAGCCATCCTCTGAACCTCCAGTTTGCTGGTGCGCTACTAGGCACACTGTCATgg actAGTCAGATGATGTTATGGACATTCTATGAAGTTCCTGAAGCCGGCAGCAGCAGCAATTAA
- the LOC135337737 gene encoding multiple epidermal growth factor-like domains protein 8, producing the protein MTIQASSPWTCLLVWTALSSLLATKALTGAVLVCNGHGTARGGPGNSTLCVCQEPYTGDTCQTCNHGYYGNPINGGLCYLSCGRSKHLTHFTIGGVGVSNQHLLDNPPKSGGNICLWIIDPFHLNPFDDSNTFQTHNNSNNNASLRFQISTNPSSLNKTLLIYRGLPSFLNFALSNSILYNQSVLTHQSQLNQNSISTTNIRANLFLSLAGDRLLDNPLVVVNGYDVVTLVYLYHGTGMDRAALNVSVTVWNGDNSSDLNQTPYDVIAGEIPSLRPHLLVSSLSKLLSQQFIHYPSNQNQDANLTSNSTLNKNYSYPDCSGRYWHSSVYDTNSELLWLLGGLDLEGVVCRGLVAVNTSLVTMDTSCEGCVWRVRSDGVEPDGRYLHTAVATPCPNATVGGCMLVFGGFPSVGDLSTPSSELWLYNHLLQLWTVLQDSPISLAAHSAVATGNGSMLVVGGVKDGQISSEVISYDLHSNHWEPWSRTNMPGMYGHSAVYDANTHSVYLFGGVVYSRPVADLSNSLYVINVATRNWAKVILSTEPPGRLFHAMLLLNHTLYISGGLTKPHPQATPTPYPGLAGLAPANNSVLIDLTSQCNTGKTVLIADHDIRLWGHSIVAYIEYNAKIIVSGGFNSAPVDSIFTIEPPIFSCSIAQTLKACQLLPFCESCVVNVTTFIGCYHSNESWLCSDTLIESTNNCTVSTTEVCSQFSNCLECLSADVAQDNGCIWNGCFGICTDNSTSNVSCSRTASNYDDQFSVCPVDACVSASCQECVSDPICGWSFIKIQPNILQTTIIITGREWGCYRNGINSIVSNEILRSATIATCPSPCNFARTCHECVQSRASAAGPLNCVWETYSQMCIQQDVAPLICAGGLCGGYVTNNNQEQCPLPCSAHLDCTSCQTDPKCSWYLGFTDNKIVGYCTDELRSLDTLSTLVDDLYSTFELRQYYTTECPGCADNCNGRGVCVISALSCDCDLGYIGEQCSVECGCNQLSYCANSSVPGRNTCLQCRLNTQGSDCGQCRPFSVGSPGNGTGCVPCRQHCHGNSDLCVRRSEFREAMERNISLDRAGFDSFVTSGPDETEAVCAECEGGATGELCDSCRPGYYDDYFSGQSTRCVECQCNGHGPCHPVTGACSCQNQTTTCDGCSVNIQCSACVTGYIGAPSNNNQCYKQLLINQIANFTILPRQSIALAIGLDYIASNVDVTVHFVRQFGDMTIYDALNNRAVSVTVDADTFQHVANIRTAFQVTRVRKQVVSKRQAEGVLGISDVFVRDFSTDNQLALVISHEQTDFQSLQHFLTIVTGPLGAHFYVYYDQEVARLNYFVFSSILLSCFFLTFAIALFIWKAIKIEIRRRARVNNRRLREARANRPFAKVKVYFDRKKLIDWKKSNPLLLLKEPLKETSFVGVALHTTKEEAIALRTTNLPTKKYRKRDIKRIVEPGCIEPWPIAQEVCNDGGVSVSTVLVKLPTRSKVSKAHVLNTGTCLVHRPKVEEAKRWKRNNRCMPLETATQL; encoded by the exons GCTAGCTCTCCCTGGACCTGTCTGTTGGTGTGGACGGCTTTGTCTTCATTGCTTGCTACTAAAGCACTAACTGGAG CGGTCCTAGTCTGCAATGGTCACGGTACGGCTAGAGGGGGACCTGGTAACtccactctgtgtgtgtgccaggAGCCATACACTGGGGATACTTGTCAAACCTGTAATCACGGCTACTACGGCAACCCAAT CAACGGTGGACTCTGCTACCTGTCGTGTGGTCGCTCAAAACACCTCACTCATTTCACCATTGGAGGTGTGGGGGTCAGCAATCAACATTTACTGGACAACCCCCCAAAGTCAGGGGGTAACATTTGCTTGTGGATTATCGACCCCTTTCATCTCAACCCTTTCGATGACTCAAATACTTTTCAGACTCATAATAATTCAAACAACAATGCATCTCTTCGTTTCCAAATCAGCACAAATCCTTCCAGTCTCAACAAGACCTTGCTAATCTATCGAGGCTTGCCGTCATTTTTAAACTTTGCACTCTCGAACTCAATATTATATAATCAGTCAGTTCTCACCCATCAATCTCAACTAAACCAAAACTCAATTTCTACGACGAATATTCGTGCTAATTTATTTTTATCGCTCGCTGGAGATCGTTTGCTGGACAATCCTCTCGTCGTTGTCAATGGTTACGATGTCGTTACGCTGGTGTACTTGTATCACGGAACTGGAATGGACAGGGCCGCCCTCAACGTGAGCGTGACCGTATGGAATGGGGACAACAGCTCGGACCTGAATCAG ACACCCTATGATGTAATTGCTGGGGAAATCCCATCTCTAAGACCACACCTCCTCGTATCCTCCCTGTCAAAACTACTGAGTCAGCAATTTATTCACTATCCGTCCAATCAAAATCAAGACGCTAATTTAACTTCAAATTCTACCCTGAACAAAAATTATTCGTACCCAGATTGCTCTGGTCGATATTGGCACTCGTCTGTGTATGATACCAACTCCGAGTTGCTATGGTTACTTGGTGGTCTAGATTTGGAAGGTGTTGTGTGTCGAGGTTTAGTGGCCGTTAATACGTCTCTGGTTACCATGGATACGtcgtgtgaggggtgtgtgtggcgtGTAAGAAGTGATGGTGTGGAGCCCGATGGCCGCTACTTGCATACTGCAGTGGCTACTCCC TGCCCTAATGCGACTGTGGGGGGTTGCATGTTGGTGTTTGGGGGATTCCCCTCTGTGGGGGATCTGAGCACGCCCAGTAGTGAGCTGTGGCTGTACAACCATCTCCTCCAGTTGTGGACAGTACTACAAGACTCG CCTATTTCCCTGGCTGCTCACTCCGCTGTTGCCACGGGTAACGGATCGATGTTGGTGGTGGGAGGTGTGAAGGACGGACAGATCTCTTCAGAGGTGATAAGCTACGATCTCCATAGCAATCACTGGGAGCCTTGGAGCCGCACAAACATGCCTG gaATGTATGGTCACTCTGCAGTGTACGACGCCAATACGCACTCTGTGTACTTGTTTGGGGGTGTGGTTTACTCTCGTCCCGTTGCTGACCTCAGCAATTCTTTGTACGTCATTAACGTGGCTACAAGAAACTGGGCAAAAGTGATACTATCCACTGAG CCTCCTGGTCGACTGTTTCACGCAATGCTCCtactaaaccacaccctctaCATCAGCGGGGGCCtcactaaaccacacccacaagccacacccactccataTCCCGGACTAGCTGGTCTAGCTCCAGCCAACAACTCCGTACTGATCGACCTAACCTCGCAATGCAACACTGGCAAAACTGTACTAATAGCCGATCATGATATCCGCTTATGGGGCCATTCAATAGTTGCCTATATTGAATACAATGCTAAAATTATCGTGAGTGGTGGTTTTAACAGTGCTCCAGTTGATTCTATATTTACTATCGAACCTCCGATATTTTCGTGCTCCATCGCCCAAACTCTAAAGGCCTGTCAATTATTGCCTTTTTGTGAGTCTTGCGTCGTCAATGTTACAACGTTTATCGGCTGCTACCATAGCAACGAGAGCTGGTTATGTAGTGACACTCTAATCGAATCGACTAATAACTGCACAGTCAGCACAACCGAGGTGTGTTCACAATTTTCAAACTGTCTCGAATGTTTGAGTGCCGATGTTGCCCAGGACAACGGTTGTATTTGGAATGGATGTTTTGGAATCTGTACAGACAATTCTACAAGTAATGTATCATGCAGTAGAACGGCGAGTAACTATGACGACCAGTTTAGTGTATGCCCAGTTGATGCTTGTGTTTCAGCGTCGTGTCAAGAATGTGTTTCCGATCCAATTTGTGGTTGGAGTTTCATTAAAATACAACCTAACATTCTACAAACTACTATCATTATTACAGGCAGAGAATGGGGATGTTATAGGAATGGGATCAACTCGATTGTAAGTAATGAGATACTTCGTTCTGCAACCATAGCAACCTGTCCGTCACCTTGTAACTTTGCTAGGACATGTCATGAATGCGTCCAATCGAGGGCCTCCGCTGCCGGACCTTTAAACTGTGTGTGGGAGACCTACTCGCAGATGTGTATTCAACAAGACGTAGCTCCTTTGATCTGTGCAGGGGgtctgtgtggggggtacgtAACCAACAACAACCAGGAACAATGCCCCCTACCGTGCTCAGCGCATTTAGATTGTACCTCATGTCAAACAGACCCGAAATGTTCGTGGTATCTCGGATTTACTGATAATAAGATAGTTGGATATTGCACGGATGAGTTACGTTCACTGGACACGCTATCTACACTGGTTGATGACTTGTATTCGACCTTTGAACTACGGCAGTATTACACTACAGAGTGCCCCGGGTGTGCTGACAATTGTAATgggcgtggtgtgtgtgttatcaGTGCCCTGAGCTGTGACTGTGACCTGGGCTATATTGGGGAACAGTGTAGTGTCGAGTGTGGGTGTAACCAGCTCAGCTACTGCGCTAATTCTAGTGTCCCTGGACGCAACACCTGTCTGCAGTGTCGGCTAAACACTCAG GGATCTGATTGTGGTCAGTGCAGACCGTTCTCTGTTGGTAGCCCTGGAAACGGAACTGGTTGTGTCCCTTGTCGGCAACATTGCCATGGAAACAGCGACTTGTGTGTGCGGAGGTCAGAGTTCAGAGAAGCCATGGAACGCAACATCTCCCTTGACAGAGCTGGG TTTGACTCCTTTGTGACGAGTGGGCCTGATGAGACGGAGGCGGTGTGTGCagagtgtgagggtggtgcCACTGGGGAGTTGTGTGATAGCTGTCGTCCTGGTTACTATGACGACTACTTCAGCGGACAGTCCACGAGATGTGTTGA gtGTCAGTGCAATGGTCATGGTCCCTGCCATCCCGTGACTGGAGCCTGCTCTTGTCAGAACCAAACCACAACGTGCGATGGCTGCTCCGTTAATATACAg tgctctGCATGTGTGACTGGCTACATTGGCGCCCCCTCCAACAACAACCAGTGCTATAAACAACTCTTAATCAATCAAATAGCCAACTTCACAATCCTCCCGCGACAATCAATAGCTCTGGCCATCGGTCTTGACTACATTGCATCAAATGTCGACGTTACAGTGCATTTTGTGCGACAGTTTGGAGATATGACAATTTATGATGCCCTGAATAATAGAGCAGTTTCAGTGACTGTTGATGCTGATACATTTCAGCACGTGGCAAATATTCGAACGGCTTTTCAAGTAACTAGAGTAAGAAAACAAGTCGTATCAAAGAGGCAGGCTGAAGGAGTTTTGGGGATTTCTGACGTTTTTGTTCGCGATTTTTCCACTGATAATCAACTGGCTTTAGTAATATCACATGAACAGACTGATTTCCAATCATTGCAACATTTTTTGACAATCGTAACTGGACCTTTGGGCGCTCACTTCTATGTTTATTACGACCAAGAAGTGGCTCGATTGAACTATTTCGTTTTCTCGAGTATTTTATTGTCTTGTTTTTTCCTGACTTTTGCAATTGCGCTGTTTATTTGGAAGGCAATAAAGATTGAGATAAGGAGGAGGGCTCGAGTTAATAACAGGAGACTACGAGAAGCTCGTGCCAATCGACCGTTTGCTAAGGTGAAAGTCTATTTTGATAGAAAAAAACTTATTGATTGGAAAAAATCAAATCCACTTTTATTGCTTAAGGAGCCTTTGAAAGAGACATCATTTGTCGGTGTAGCATTACACACGACTAAAGAAGAGGCAATTGCGTTGCGAACTACGAACTTACCTACAAAGAAATATCGAAAGCGGGATATAAAGAGGATTGTTGAACCTGGTTGTATAGAGCCATGGCCGATAGCTCAAGAGGTGTGCAATGATGGTGGTGTATCTGTTAGTACAGTGCTGGTGAAGTTACCCACGAGGAGCAAGGTCAGTAAAGCTCATGTACTCAATACAGGCACTTGTCTCGTACATCGGCCTAAAGTGGAGGAAGCAAAGAGATGGAAGAGGAACAATCGCTGCATGCCCCTAGAGACAGCAACTCAATTATAA